In Rosa rugosa chromosome 4, drRosRugo1.1, whole genome shotgun sequence, the genomic stretch ATCTTTGCATTCAGCAACTTGGTTTGTGCTCTCTTGTGTGCCCAAATATATCTACCCTAAAATGCAGAAAATTTGCCAGTTGAGATCAGTGGTTATCTCCGTAACCAATAGTTAATGTTCTGGGTATTGGTTATAAAGATCATATGAGTGGGGCAAATGAGCATGGGTCTGAGCAAGCAAGAGCAGCACATCCAGGGCTGAGAAAGAAAAGGATAACCCCGATTACCTGCTTGAAGTTTTGTATTGTTCTGAAGAAAGGTAAGAAAATGTTCAACGAGTGAGAGCATTACATGGCATGGTTTTGGTGAAAGGGTGTGGAAACTGGAAGCAGCGGCGGGGCTATATATCTGACTGACTGGGGAAAAACCCCATTATTCATACAGAAGCAGTTTACCACAATTTTGTACAGCATGCTGGGGAAAGTCGCCTAGCCCTTTCAGATCGTGACATGTAATTATACTCTTACATTATTATTGaatagatgatgatgatgatagcTTAGCAAGTATTATTCGGTGCGTGTACTACTCGCAGAACCCGGTGGTATATAAAAGCGTGATAATGGTTTTCTTGTGCAAGGCTTGATTCCAATACTGTATTGGTTCAACGTAAAGTGTTTTGAGGTTTCTTGTTTTACATTTTTTGTTCCGTTGGTTTTGAAAATCATCTTGTTTAGTTCAGAAAGTAAGATTAGACTTGTTTGACGTATAAATGAAGATGCATGGAATTTTTTCAAACTGGAAGCTGGCAATATTTCGTCCTTGGATGAAGTGGTACCATTTTGTGCCAGAAATAACAAAAGTCTATAAATAAACATGCACTGATGTAGCTCATGTCCTGTGGTCTCGATTACAAGGGCCATCCATCTGGCTTTCTTCATGCGGTGGTATGACTTGGAAGATGGCAAAGGAATCCAAACTCTCCATGTCCATTCCTTCTGAAGAAGCGAACTCACTCGGCAACTCAACAAGCATAAAGCCTTCTCTAATAAACTCGCTCAGACACTCGGCTGTTGAGGGCCTTACCTCAGTTGCTGCCAAAACTGTCGTCTTTCTGTTGCACACACATTTCAACGTCTTGGCCAAGCCAACCATCTCCTCGGCGTTGTAGAACACATCTGACATCAAAACCAAGTCAAACTCACCGACTTCGCTCAATGACTCGTCTGATCCCCATATGAGTTCCCTGACATTGACTAGTTCACCAAGTCCGTTGGCTTCGACATTCTTCAGCAAACCTGGAAGCAGCGGCTTGATGTCGGTGAGCACAACTTGGCTCGCTCCTAGCCGGGCTGCTGTCAAGCCGGGGAGTCCAGCTCCCGCACCAAGCTCAAGCACGGTCTTGCCTAGAAAACTGAAGTTGGTCCGGCTTTCG encodes the following:
- the LOC133707066 gene encoding uncharacterized protein LOC133707066, which codes for MAMRQIQVADDTLVIHELEDVCDSATGRVLTGSWIWASALVLSNWMTNESRTNFSFLGKTVLELGAGAGLPGLTAARLGASQVVLTDIKPLLPGLLKNVEANGLGELVNVRELIWGSDESLSEVGEFDLVLMSDVFYNAEEMVGLAKTLKCVCNRKTTVLAATEVRPSTAECLSEFIREGFMLVELPSEFASSEGMDMESLDSFAIFQVIPPHEESQMDGPCNRDHRT